In Cydia pomonella isolate Wapato2018A unplaced genomic scaffold, ilCydPomo1 PGA_scaffold_159, whole genome shotgun sequence, one genomic interval encodes:
- the LOC133533358 gene encoding cyclic GMP-AMP synthase-like receptor isoform X1 codes for MSQNRNRTNGNSSDDDESLSSWEVAGLVGLAGLAIGAGAYYLTSSSSTQAEEQKKKEERERAEARQRELARQEAENQGGYSAWNLFTNVVCAVGSAVMGSQLSAALPAEPVLVVPEKPVITNMNGLLHDIYVRYIALKDKEFEVHYNVFMNIFHRLHEQMKVADKYYNRYSSTVQFAGSHYDRLRINKPDEFDMDIIIGLPVNLKEAPNPANSDIVLEPKAPGFIQLKAGTQFQNLPKRDGADWVINRTAHDWLDERNYLLRSKFTDWFKSVVNKAMNSFPVHPSFPGRRVMNVDGIAYTLRLSSSGPAITLIIENSRGFRLDVDLVPALKFPEERWPICRPYRKVPDKCHHEIFMVVPKPMKGGLNRYDTDRSWRIAMHLQERDIMHASENMRQAIRLIKKLRDSQGLNKIASYYIKTIFYHEAMARQSDPHFWRRSPADLFNIMVKKFIEHLESGEIAYFWNKENNLIGHIERSTLTGYANKLKKLVPILDDPSKYKWAAKYLLTDSQFKEYNDKFLHI; via the exons ATGAGTCAAAATCGAAATCGCACCAACGGCAATAGTAGTGATGATGATGAGTCACTAAGCAGCTGGGAAGTAGCAGGCTTGGTTGGCCTAGCCGGCTTAGCCATAGGTGCCGGAGCATACTACCTGACTTCATCCTCGTCCACGCAGGCAGAGgaacaaaagaaaaaagaagaaagaGAGAGGGCAGAGGCAAGGCAGAGGGAACTGGCCAGGCAAGAAGCGGAAAACCAAGGAGGATATTCTGCGTGGAATTTATTTACCAACGTGGTCTGTGCTGTAGGCAGCGCTGT AATGGGATCCCAGTTGTCTGCAGCTTTACCCGCAGAGCCTGTGCTGGTTGTTCCGGAGAAGCCGGTGATCACAAACATGAATGGGCTGCTGCATGACATATATGTGCGGTACATAGCGCTAAAGGATAAAGAGTTTGAGGTGcattataatgtgtttatgaACATATTTCACCGGTTGCATGAGCAGATGAAGGTAGCAGATAAATACTACAACCGCTATTCAAGCACA GTACAATTTGCGGGCAGCCACTACGACCGGCTACGCATCAACAAGCCCGATGAATTCGACATGGACATCATAATCGGTCTACCCGTCAACCTCAAGGAGGCCCCTAACCCGGCCAACAGCGACATAGTCCTCGAGCCCAAGGCCCCCGGCTTCATACAGCTGAAGGCCGGGACACAGTTCCAAAACCTGCCGAAGAGAGACGGCGCGGACTGGGTTATCAATAGAACTGCGCATGACTGGTTGGATGAGAGAAACTATTTGCTCCGCTCGAAGTTTACTGACTGGTTCAAAAGCGTTGTCAACAAG GCAATGAACAGTTTCCCCGTACACCCCAGTTTCCCCGGTCGCCGCGTAATGAACGTGGATGGTATTGCGTACACCTTGCGGCTGTCGTCCAGCGGGCCCGCCATCACGCTCATCATCGAGAACTCGAGGGGGTTCCGGTTGGACGTGGACCTGGTCCCGGCCCTGAAGTTCCCCGAGGAACGCTGGCCTATCTGCAGACCGTATAGAAAG GTGCCAGACAAATGCCACCACGAAATATTCATGGTGGTGCCGAAGCCTATGAAGGGCGGGCTGAACCGATACGACACGGACCGCTCGTGGCGGATCGCCATGCACCTGCAGGAGCGCGACATCATGCATGCCTCAGAGAACATGCGCCAGGCCATACGACTG ATCAAAAAACTCCGCGACTCccaagggttaaacaaaataGCAAGTTACTACATCAAAACAATCTTCTACCACGAGGCTATGGCCCGGCAAAGCGACCCCCATTTCTGGCGAAGAAGCCCCGCCGACCTGTTCAACATTATGGTAAAAAAGTTCATCGAGCATCTAGAGTCCGGGGAGATAGCTTATTTttggaataaagaaaataacCTCATCGGCCATATTGAGAGATCCACTTTGACAGGCTATGCGAATAAGCTGAAGAAACTGGTGCCGATTTTGGACGATCCGTCGAAATATAAGTGGGCTGCGAAGTATTTGCTGACGGATAGTCAGTTTAAGGAGTACAACGATAAATTTTTGCACATTTGA
- the LOC133533358 gene encoding cyclic GMP-AMP synthase-like receptor isoform X2, which translates to MGSQLSAALPAEPVLVVPEKPVITNMNGLLHDIYVRYIALKDKEFEVHYNVFMNIFHRLHEQMKVADKYYNRYSSTVQFAGSHYDRLRINKPDEFDMDIIIGLPVNLKEAPNPANSDIVLEPKAPGFIQLKAGTQFQNLPKRDGADWVINRTAHDWLDERNYLLRSKFTDWFKSVVNKAMNSFPVHPSFPGRRVMNVDGIAYTLRLSSSGPAITLIIENSRGFRLDVDLVPALKFPEERWPICRPYRKVPDKCHHEIFMVVPKPMKGGLNRYDTDRSWRIAMHLQERDIMHASENMRQAIRLIKKLRDSQGLNKIASYYIKTIFYHEAMARQSDPHFWRRSPADLFNIMVKKFIEHLESGEIAYFWNKENNLIGHIERSTLTGYANKLKKLVPILDDPSKYKWAAKYLLTDSQFKEYNDKFLHI; encoded by the exons ATGGGATCCCAGTTGTCTGCAGCTTTACCCGCAGAGCCTGTGCTGGTTGTTCCGGAGAAGCCGGTGATCACAAACATGAATGGGCTGCTGCATGACATATATGTGCGGTACATAGCGCTAAAGGATAAAGAGTTTGAGGTGcattataatgtgtttatgaACATATTTCACCGGTTGCATGAGCAGATGAAGGTAGCAGATAAATACTACAACCGCTATTCAAGCACA GTACAATTTGCGGGCAGCCACTACGACCGGCTACGCATCAACAAGCCCGATGAATTCGACATGGACATCATAATCGGTCTACCCGTCAACCTCAAGGAGGCCCCTAACCCGGCCAACAGCGACATAGTCCTCGAGCCCAAGGCCCCCGGCTTCATACAGCTGAAGGCCGGGACACAGTTCCAAAACCTGCCGAAGAGAGACGGCGCGGACTGGGTTATCAATAGAACTGCGCATGACTGGTTGGATGAGAGAAACTATTTGCTCCGCTCGAAGTTTACTGACTGGTTCAAAAGCGTTGTCAACAAG GCAATGAACAGTTTCCCCGTACACCCCAGTTTCCCCGGTCGCCGCGTAATGAACGTGGATGGTATTGCGTACACCTTGCGGCTGTCGTCCAGCGGGCCCGCCATCACGCTCATCATCGAGAACTCGAGGGGGTTCCGGTTGGACGTGGACCTGGTCCCGGCCCTGAAGTTCCCCGAGGAACGCTGGCCTATCTGCAGACCGTATAGAAAG GTGCCAGACAAATGCCACCACGAAATATTCATGGTGGTGCCGAAGCCTATGAAGGGCGGGCTGAACCGATACGACACGGACCGCTCGTGGCGGATCGCCATGCACCTGCAGGAGCGCGACATCATGCATGCCTCAGAGAACATGCGCCAGGCCATACGACTG ATCAAAAAACTCCGCGACTCccaagggttaaacaaaataGCAAGTTACTACATCAAAACAATCTTCTACCACGAGGCTATGGCCCGGCAAAGCGACCCCCATTTCTGGCGAAGAAGCCCCGCCGACCTGTTCAACATTATGGTAAAAAAGTTCATCGAGCATCTAGAGTCCGGGGAGATAGCTTATTTttggaataaagaaaataacCTCATCGGCCATATTGAGAGATCCACTTTGACAGGCTATGCGAATAAGCTGAAGAAACTGGTGCCGATTTTGGACGATCCGTCGAAATATAAGTGGGCTGCGAAGTATTTGCTGACGGATAGTCAGTTTAAGGAGTACAACGATAAATTTTTGCACATTTGA